A single Stigmatopora argus isolate UIUO_Sarg chromosome 7, RoL_Sarg_1.0, whole genome shotgun sequence DNA region contains:
- the capn9 gene encoding calpain-9, producing MPVRSTMSGGRAAIDTQMDGRSFEELRQECLQRQVLFEDPDFPAEDGSLFFSQAVPVRMEWKRPPELCPNPKFIVGDANRTDICQGQLGDCWLLAAIASLTLKKDTLARVVPHDQYFDRHYAGIFHFQFWKHNKWLDVVVDDRLPTVRGQLILLHSASNNEFWSALLEKAYAKLHGSYESLKGGSTMEAMEDFTGGVGEVYETKKSNDQLFHVMKKALDRGSMMGCSIDISSSAESEAKTSSGLVKGHAYSITGLQEVNFRGQKVKLVRVRNPWGQVEWNGPWSDGSKEWDYVDRAEKNQILQHAREDGEFWMEYNDFRANFDKVEICNMTPDALTDNTKRHWEVQLFEGQWIRGSTAGGCRNYIDTFWTNPQFKMELADADDDDDMCSVVIALMQKNRRQLRKEGMDLETIGFAIYEAPNDAEQQEKAFFRTHASKARSKTYINSREVTERFTMPPGKYLVVPTTFQPHREADFLVRIFSEKKVGALEMGSHIDVDLPEPAPPSVPEDETDEEKFLRRLFVQVAGSDQAISVRELQQVLNGVLSSRKEIQFEGLSLHTCHSIMNLMDLDNTGKMEFQEFKVFWDKLKKWIMLFLSFDTDRSGKMSSYELRSALKAAGMKMNNQLLQLLGLRFSDEKYDIDFDDYLTCIVRLENMCRVFQAMDEHGKGRIRMTMLQFLMLSMNV from the exons ATGCCCGTCCGGTCCACCATGTCGGGGGGCCGCGCCGCCATCGACACGCAGATGGACGGCCGCTCCTTCGAGGAGCTGCGTCAAGAATGCCTGCAGAGGCAGGTCTTGTTCGAGGACCCCGACTTTCCCGCTGAAGACGGCTCGCTCTTCTTCAGCCAAGCCGTTCCCGTCCGGATGGAGTGGAAGAGGCCTCCG GAGCTGTGCCCCAACCCCAAATTCATCGTAGGCGATGCCAACCGGACGGATATCTGCCAGGGACAGCTAG GCGACTGCTGGCTCTTGGCCGCCATCGCTTCGTTAACTCTGAAAAAAGACACCTTGGCCCGAGTGGTCCCTCACGATCAGTACTTTGATCGCCATTATGCCGGCATCTTCCACTTCCAG TTTTGGAAACACAACAAGTGGCTGGACGTGGTGGTGGATGACCGTTTGCCGACGGTGCGCGGTCAGCTCATCTTGCTTCACTCCGCCTCCAACAACGAGTTCTGGAGCGCCCTGCTGGAGAAAGCTTACGCCAA GCTCCATGGCAGCTACGAGTCACTGAAGGGTGGCAGCACCATGGAGGCAATGGAGGACTTTACTGGCGGCGTGGGTGAAGTTTACGAGACCAAGAAATCCAATGATCAACTCTTCCATGTCATGAAGAAGGCCCTGGACCGAGGATCAATGATGGGATGCTCCATCGAC ATCAGCAGCTCGGCAGAGTCAGAGGCCAAGACCAGCAGCGGCCTGGTCAAAGGTCACGCCTACTCCATTACGGGCCTGCAGGAG GTCAACTTTCGAGGACAAAAGGTCAAACTGGTTCGCGTGAGGAACCCGTGGGGTCAGGTGGAGTGGAATGGACCGTGGAGTGACGG TTCCAAAGAGTGGGACTACGTCGACCGAGCGGAGAAAAACCAAATTCTGCAACATGCCCGTGAAGACGGTGAATTTTG GATGGAGTATAATGACTTCAGGGCCAACTTCGACAAGGTGGAGATCTGCAACATGACGCCTGACGCACTCACTGACAACACCAAACGCCACTGGGAGGTGCAATTGTTCGAGGGCCAGTGGATCCGTGGTTCCACCGCTGGGGGTTGCAGGAATTATATCG ACACCTTCTGGACCAACCCGCAGTTTAAGATGGAGCTGGCGGACgccgacgatgacgacgacatGTGCAGCGTGGTCATAGCGCTCATGCAGAAAAACCGCCGGCAACTGAGGAAGGAGGGCATGGATCTGGAAACCATCGGATTTGCCATTTACGAG GCTCCCAACGACGCCGAGCAGCAGGAAAAAGCTTTCTTCCGCACGCACGCGTCCAAAGCTCGGAGCAAAACGTACATTAACTCGCGCGAGGTGACCGAGCGCTTTACCATGCCGCCCGGGAAATACCTGGTAGTGCCCACCACCTTCCAGCCCCACCGCGAGGCTGACTTCTTGGTGCGCATCTTCTCCGAGAAGAAAGTCGGTGCTCT TGAGATGGGCAGCCACATCGATGTCGACCTACCCGAG CCTGCGCCGCCCAGCGTTCCGGAGGACGAGACGGACGAGGAGAAATTCCTCAGAAGGCTTTTCGTGCAGGTTGCTGGATCG GACCAGGCCATCTCGGTCAGGGAACTTCAGCAGGTGCTCAACGGTGTCCTCAGCAGCC GAAAGGAGATCCAGTTTGAGGGGCTGAGCCTCCACACGTGCCACAGCATCATGAATCTCATGGAC TTGGACAACACCGGGAAAATGGAGTTCCAGGAGTTCAAGGTCTTCTGGGACAAGTTGAAGAAGTGGATC ATGCTCTTCCTGTCCTTCGACACAGACCGCTCAGGCAAGATGTCCTCCTATGAGCTCCGCAGCGCCCTCAAAGCCGCAG GCATGAAGATGAACAATCAGCTGCTGCAGCTCCTCGGCCTGAGGTTTTCTGACGAGAAGTACGACATTGACTTTGACGACTATCTCACCTGTATCGTCCGTCTGGAGAACATGTGCA GAGTTTTCCAGGCTATGGATGAGCATGGCAAGGGTAGAATTAGAATGACAATGTTGCAG TTTCTAATGCTCTCTATGAACGTGTGA
- the taf5l gene encoding TAF5-like RNA polymerase II p300/CBP-associated factor-associated factor 65 kDa subunit 5L, which yields MKRVRTEQIQYAVSQYLKRRQYVDSTDGSMKSAKLFQTAEEMAASLTVQSESGCANVVSAAPCQSDPQQYESQYARLRCFLSEVDISWAKEVSVILYPLFVYLHLDMVRCGLKSAVDSFYARFHAAFLQDAEQRATVEQLRHVLAAQDVATSPRLTAFLEHKYVVRLTEGAHGYLLRYLQSDDNAAICRVLGAHLQLEVSASRRTDYQLYGAAGGTAPSTGALNATRVGADVCEGGETADAHPAGPPQSEAALEALRDCIKKVREGPPSLTTVCFYAFQHTEQQLNTAEVSPDSRLLAAGFDNSAVKLWSLRARKLKAKPHVTDVSKVRLACDVLEEQMDEEEASGSEIKMLRGHSGPVFRTAFLTDSSGLLSCSEDTSVRYWDLGSFTNTALYQGHAYPVWDVDVSPCSLYFASGSHDRSARLWTFSRTYPLRLYAGHLADVDCVKFHPNSNYLATGSSDKTVRLWSTQQGASVRLFTGHRGPVLALAFSPNGKYLASGGEDQRVKLWDLASGTLFKDLRGHTDSVTGLSFSPDSSLVASSSTDNSVRVWDVRNAHGAAPADGSSAELVGSYTGNTGNVLNVQFTACNLLLVTGTAQDKMEA from the exons ATGAAGCGGGTCCGCACGGAGCAGATCCAGTACGCTGTGTCTCAGTATCTCAAGCGCAGGCAGTATGTGGATTCCACTGACGGCTCAATGAAATCCGCCAAACTCTTTCAGACGGCGGAAGAAATGGCCGCCAGCCTCACCG TCCAGAGCGAGTCGGGGTGCGCCAACGTTGTGTCGGCGGCACCGTGCCAGTCGGACCCCCAGCAGTACGAGTCGCAATATGCTAGGCTACGCTGTTTCTTATCAG AAGTTGACATCTCATGGGCCAAGGAAGTGAGCGTGATCCTTTACCCGCTCTTCGTCTACCTCCACCTGGACATGGTGCGCTGCGGCCTCAAGTCGGCGGTGGACAGCTTCTACGCGCGATTCCACGCCGCCTTCTTGCAGGATGCCGAACAGCGTGCCACCGTGGAGCAGCTGCGCCACGTGCTCGCCGCTCAGGACGTGGCGACCAGTCCGCGGCTCACCGCCTTCTTGGAGCACAAGTACGTGGTGCGCCTCACAGAGGGCGCCCACGGATACCTGCTGCGTTACCTTCAAAGCGACGACAACGCCGCCATCTGCAGGGTACTCGGTGCGCACTTGCAGTTGGAG GTGAGCGCCTCTAGGCGAACGGACTACCAGCTCTACGGGGCGGCGGGTGGAACCGCCCCTTCCACCGGGGCCCTCAACGCCACCCGGGTGGGAGCGGACGTCTGCGAGGGCGGCGAAACGGCGGATGCGCATCCGGCCGGACCCCCGCAGAGCGAGGCGGCCCTGGAGGCGCTGCGCGACTGCATCAAGAAGGTCCGCGAGGGGCCACCGTCCCTCACCACCGTCTGCTTCTACGCCTTCCAGCACACAGAGCAGCAGCTCAACACGGCGGAGGTGTCGCCCGACAGCCGCCTGCTCGCCGCCGGCTTCGACAACTCCGCCGTTAAGTTGTGGAGCCTCCGCGCGCGGAAACTCAAAGCCAAGCCGCACGTCACCGACGTGTCCAAGGTGCGCCTGGCTTGCGACGTCTTGGAGGAACAA ATGGACGAGGAGGAGGCGTCGGGCAGCGAGATCAAGATGCTCCGCGGACACAGCGGCCCGGTTTTCCGGACGGCCTTCCTGACGGACAGTTCCGGCCTGCTCTCTTGCTCGGAGGACACCAGCGTCCGCTACTGGGATCTGGGCAGTTTTACCAACACGGCGCTTTACCAGGGCCACGCCTACCCGGTTTGGGACGTGGACGTCAGCCCGTGCAGCCTCTACTTTGCCAGCGGCTCCCACGACCGCAGCGCCCGCCTCTGGACCTTCTCGCGCACCTACCCGTTGCGCCTGTACGCCGGGCACCTGGCCGACGTGGACTGCGTCAAGTTCCACCCCAACTCCAACTACCTGGCCACGGGCTCCAGCGACAAGACCGTGCGGCTGTGGAGCACGCAGCAGGGGGCGTCGGTGCGGCTCTTCACCGGACACCGAGGGCCCGTGCTGGCGTTGGCCTTCTCGCCCAACGGCAAGTACCTGGCGTCGGGCGGCGAGGACCAGCGGGTCAAACTGTGGGACCTGGCCTCGGGGACGCTCTTCAAGGACCTGCGGGGCCACACGGACAGCGTGACCGGCCTCTCTTTCAGCCCGGACAGCAGCCTGGTGGCGTCCTCGTCCACCGACAACTCGGTGCGGGTGTGGGACGTCCGGAACGCCCACGGCGCCGCGCCGGCCGACGGCTCGTCCGCCGAGCTGGTGGGATCGTACACGGGAAACACCGGCAACGTTCTCAACGTGCAGTTCACCGCGTGTAATCTGCTGCTGGTGACGGGCACCGCGCAGGATAAAATGGAAGCGTag
- the ltv1 gene encoding protein LTV1 homolog: protein MPHRKKKSFIDKKKALTFHLVHRSQKDPLVADEKAPQHVLVPTAKADVEKRRQEQRNFGVFFDDDYNYLQHLKETSGGTELLAAGPSRQSNLRHDDDDDDSEGDSDEKDQVVPGSCINLPSSVFASDFEEAVGLLNKAAPISGPRLDMDPDIVAALDEDFDFDDPDNALEDDFIAKANSASCGQPRDGDDDDDSWEDTDDDSSEFDSEGDFSGEVQEFPFDDEETKSRFTEYSMTSSVMRRNEQLSLLDDRFEKFYEQFDEDEIGALDNAELEGHIVAGSARLEEVIKDYFVQKEKESLRPEDLGPKELPVLQEEEDEDEEEMETLVIKAPEEKWDCETIISTYSNIYNRPKVIEEPPKVKAIRVSHKTGVPLDVLTARGPTSKQAERMSRINDADLPRAATVPRDRDENKDQKKARKNAIKEERKERRMEKKANKMSFKEEKLRQEKQLINLRNNVQGLKLS, encoded by the exons ATG CCTCACCGGAAAAAGAAGTCGTTTATTGACAAGAAAAAAGCACTGACCTTTCACCTGGTCCACCGGAGTCAGAAGGACCCCCTCGTTGCAGATGAAAAAGCCCCTCAACATGTCCTGGTGCCCACCGCCAAG GCAGACGTCGAGAAGCGACGACAAGAGCAGAGGAATTTCGGCGTCTTCTTTGACGACGACTACAATTATCTGCAACACCTGAAGGAAACATCCGGGGGGACGGAGCTGCTGGCCGCCGGACCCTCGCGCCAATCTAATCTCcgacatgatgatgatgatgatgatagtgAAGGTGACAGTGACGAGAAGGATCAGGTTGTTCCT ggaTCTTGCATCAATCTGCCATCGTCGGTATTCGCCTCGGATTTCGAGGAAGCCGTTGGCCTCCTTAACAAGGCTGCGCCCATCTCAG GGCCACGTCTGGACATGGACCCTGACATCGTGGCCGCCCTGGACGAGGACTTTGACTTTGACGACCCTGACAACGCGCTAGAAGATGACTTTATCGCTAAAGCTAACAGTGCCAGTTGTGGCCAGCCCAG AGAcggagacgacgacgacgactcgTGGGAAGATACGGACGACGACAGCAGCGAGTTTGATTCCGAGGGCGACTTTTCGGGCGAGGTTCAAGAGTTCCCGTTCGACGATGAGGAGACCAAGTCTCGCTTCACCGAGTACTCCATGACGTCGTCGGTGATGCGGAGGAACGAGCAACTCAGCCTTCTGGACGACCGCTTCGAGAAG TTTTACGAGCAATTTGACGAGGACGAGATCGGCGCCTTGGATAACGCCGAGCTTGAAGGCCACATCGTGGCCGGCAGCGCCCGTTTGGAGGAGGTCATCAAAGACTACTTTGTCCAGAAGGAGAAAGA gtcCTTGAGGCCCGAAGACTTGGGGCCAAAAGAACTTCCCGTCCTCCAAGAGGAAGAAGACGAAGATGAAGAGGAGATGGAAACGTTGGTCATCAAAGCTCCAGAGGAGAAATGGGACTGTGAGACcatcatca GTACCTACTCCAACATTTACAACAGACCCAAAGTCATTGAGGAGCCACCAAAG GTGAAAGCGATCCGCGTTTCCCACAAGACGGGCGTCCCCCTGGACGTGCTGACTGCCCGGGGTCCCACCAGCAAGCAGGCGGAGCGAATGAGCAGGATCAATGACGCCGACCTGCCTCGCGCCGCCACTGTGCCGCGGGACCGAGATGAGAACAAAGACCAGAAAAAAGCCCGCAAGAACGCCATCAAGGAGGAGCGCAAG GAAAGGCGCATGGAGAAGAAAGCCAACAAGATGTCATTTAAGGAGGAGAAGTTACGCCAGGAGAAACAACTGATCAACCTGAGGAACAACGTTCAAGGCCTCAAACTCTCCTAG
- the ifngr1 gene encoding interferon gamma receptor 1 has protein sequence MLIYAAFTVLLILLEIEQSAQNVAIPPPSNLTITCQMAAAHWDYPDNNQVGFLVNVSHLDVNQQMEIPAHQRYANVSGFVWESLESALAVHSINVTARAPDGRLSDTLAVSFTYNDDRMANIKCKLEFPPVDVKAIEGGVAISFPNPLYYYPQVRRATRRNATRPDAISLHFFAKSHAGDVAIPCRNEERTCKGDVSLPTGDDKCVTVEGSAKSLAGRSVSFGPSPRTCAQTADRLAELVPGVVIAVVVALLVIVAVAIYRVRPRSEDAGAKEYPKCLHNVKSANNERYCNGSSLAEVDKRVMVVSLDEHSSGFSTEIESLQEEVQEEEKEILGAAEGVEEESNPVIDIWLDEYNPESNYDAQHVHMIVNMGDESAWGYAES, from the exons ATGTTGATTTATGCCGCCTTCACGGTCCTCCTTATTCTGCTGGAAATTGAGCAATCAGCTCAAAATGTTG ctattcCTCCGCCCAGCAATTTGACCATAACGTGCCAAATGGCCGCCGCGCACTGGGATTACCCCGACAACAACCAGGTTGGCTTCCTGGTCAACGTGAGTCATTTAGACGTGAACCAGCAGATGGAGATACCGGCGCACCAACGCTACGCCAACGTCAGCGGGTTTGTGTGGGAGTCGCTGGAGAGCGCCCTGGCCGTGCACTCCATCAACGTGACGGCCAGGGCGCCCGACGGGAGGCTGTCCGACACCCTCGCCGTCAGCTTCACGTACAACGACGACAGGATGGCTAATATTAAGT GCAAATTGGAATTTCCTCCCGTAGACGTGAAGGCCATCGAAGGAGGAGTCGCAATCAGTTTCCCCAATCCGCTTTACTACTACCCGCAAGTGCGGCGCGCCACTAGGCGTAACGCCACTAGGCCTGACGCCATCTCCCTGCACTTCTTCGCAAAGTCTCACGCC GGGGACGTGGCCATTCCTTGCCGCAACGAGGAGAGAACTTGCAAGGGGGACGTGAGCTTGCCCACGGGTGACGACAAGTGCGTCACGGTAGAGGGAAGCGCCAAGTCGCTGGCGGGGCGATCTGTGTCCTTCGGGCCTTCGCCGCGGACTTGCGCCCAAACCGCTGACCGTCTGGCGGAACTGGTGCCCGGCGTGGTGATAGCCGTGGTGGTCGCCTTGCTGGTTATCGTGGCCGTGGCCATCTACCGAGTCAGGCCGCGGTCAGAGGATGCCGGCGCCAAAGAGTATCCCAAGTGCCTGCATAACGTCAAGAGCGCCAACAACGAGCGTTACTGCAACGGCAGCAGTCTGGCGGAGGTGGACAAAAGAGTCATGGTTGTCTCCTTGGATGAACACTCCTCTGGTTTTTCCACGGAGATCGAAAGCCTTCAGGAAGAAGTGcaagaagaggaaaaagaaaTTCTAGGGGCGGCAGAGGGAGTTGAAGAGGAGTCCAATCCGGTAATAGACATTTGGTTAGATGAGTACAATCCTGAGTCCAATTATGATGCTCAGCATGTGCACATGATTGTAAATATGGGGGATGAATCGGCTTGGGGTTATGCTGAAAGCTAA